A stretch of Thermococcus bergensis DNA encodes these proteins:
- a CDS encoding regulator of amino acid metabolism, contains ACT domain protein, which yields MMLILDAYFKNFPARRKVAEFLFENGLSVRNGKIYLRSIEVPISELSRVVGVNRKIIYHTIEYIENTYPLRMIFERLDPLPSLINVAPIMGWEVLEIELEKDKHSRALSELLGYLYENGVSVMEIFSRNLRQEDARAYIVIDGTLPVEVFMKIKDIPGFRRLVIHTPEKSKEKVVCSYCKVNYCPKKVVIEGVNYKS from the coding sequence ATGATGCTCATATTGGATGCTTATTTTAAGAACTTTCCGGCTAGAAGAAAAGTTGCCGAGTTCCTTTTTGAAAATGGGTTAAGTGTAAGAAATGGAAAGATTTATTTGAGAAGTATTGAGGTTCCAATAAGCGAACTCTCACGTGTAGTTGGAGTAAACAGAAAAATAATCTACCACACCATAGAGTATATTGAAAACACATATCCCCTACGGATGATATTTGAGAGGCTTGACCCTCTTCCAAGCCTTATAAACGTGGCACCCATTATGGGATGGGAGGTTCTTGAGATAGAGCTTGAGAAAGATAAGCACTCCCGTGCCCTTTCGGAACTGCTCGGATACCTCTATGAAAACGGCGTCTCGGTAATGGAGATATTCAGCAGAAACCTTAGGCAAGAAGATGCTAGGGCATATATTGTCATAGATGGAACACTCCCCGTAGAGGTTTTCATGAAGATAAAAGACATTCCGGGGTTTAGAAGGCTTGTCATCCATACTCCCGAAAAGAGCAAAGAAAAAGTCGTGTGTAGTTACTGCAAGGTCAATTACTGTCCCAAAAAAGTTGTTATCGAGGGAGTAAACTACAAAAGTTAA
- a CDS encoding DUF460 domain-containing protein, with translation MPILIVGIDIISEEPMRFAVVSWFNGKIIKHGEFTFYRLLKFIRAKKPDIVAMDNIHELGEYLRKFIMAIPQGTKIVQVTGRPGEQRALWSLAKEHGIRIGDKFNPYEEAKACALLAARGVGYEVLPFEDEVIIKVSRGRSQGKGGWSQDRYRRRVHNLIQNKVREIEETLKRASIPFDLEIKEKDQGLERGEFRVYASREELAGLIKPMKGGDVEIRIRPVERKTFEFVPLKSESVIKERKSIIVGLDPGITVGIAALDLNGKILALYSERNMAVSDIVRFISEVGHPIIIATDVNPAPGLVEKISRSFKAILFVPRESLKVEEKNELLKSLGISVEDDHQRDALAAAYKAYLRLKPKLDHVEAKLKEMGITKKGEEIKALVIQGYNLGEAILRVKEKEKTKEETRPPEAVEASVDLTPYVEKIQELENTIRLLERENQELRAVIEEQRKIIESLENKLATYDEKIREKIIREKEMEIREKRIAHLEKELREAKSIIEKLSKDLVLAKRMHLLELRGTAVPLKVIENLTWKEIEELERSAGIKKEDVLYVVNPSGAGKSMAEYLAEKKIKALISVRTLPNPVYETLREKKIPVFYEGEIEVKRVDDFAIVDRKELEKAIEEKLKRWEEEEKEREVQEFLKLVEEYRLERIKELKRKAEEEH, from the coding sequence ATGCCTATTCTGATCGTAGGTATTGATATAATCAGCGAAGAGCCAATGCGCTTTGCCGTGGTTAGCTGGTTTAATGGAAAGATAATCAAGCATGGTGAGTTTACATTTTACAGGCTTTTGAAGTTCATAAGGGCCAAAAAACCCGATATTGTTGCCATGGACAACATCCACGAGCTTGGAGAGTACCTCAGGAAGTTTATAATGGCGATTCCGCAGGGGACAAAGATAGTTCAGGTAACCGGCAGACCTGGAGAGCAAAGAGCTCTGTGGAGCCTGGCTAAGGAACACGGAATCAGAATAGGAGACAAGTTCAACCCCTACGAAGAAGCAAAAGCATGTGCCCTTTTAGCCGCTAGAGGAGTAGGGTACGAGGTTCTCCCCTTTGAAGATGAGGTCATTATAAAAGTCTCGAGAGGAAGAAGCCAGGGAAAAGGTGGATGGAGTCAGGACAGGTATAGGAGGAGAGTCCACAACCTAATCCAGAATAAAGTCAGGGAAATTGAGGAGACCCTCAAACGGGCCAGCATACCTTTTGACCTTGAAATTAAAGAGAAAGACCAGGGTCTGGAGAGAGGAGAATTCAGGGTCTATGCTTCCAGAGAGGAGCTTGCAGGCCTTATAAAGCCCATGAAAGGTGGGGATGTTGAAATAAGAATCCGCCCTGTAGAGAGAAAGACCTTCGAATTTGTACCCTTAAAAAGTGAAAGTGTCATAAAAGAAAGAAAAAGCATTATTGTGGGGCTTGACCCGGGTATTACCGTTGGGATAGCAGCTTTAGATTTGAACGGCAAGATTTTAGCGCTTTACAGCGAGAGGAATATGGCCGTTAGCGATATTGTGAGATTTATAAGTGAGGTCGGCCACCCGATAATAATAGCCACCGACGTAAATCCCGCCCCCGGCTTGGTGGAGAAGATTTCTCGCTCTTTTAAGGCAATCCTCTTTGTTCCACGGGAGAGCCTAAAAGTTGAAGAGAAGAACGAGCTCTTAAAGAGCCTTGGAATAAGCGTTGAGGACGATCACCAGAGAGACGCTTTGGCTGCGGCTTACAAAGCATACCTCCGCTTGAAGCCAAAGCTTGACCATGTGGAAGCAAAACTCAAAGAAATGGGCATCACAAAGAAGGGAGAGGAAATAAAGGCTCTTGTGATCCAGGGATACAACCTTGGAGAGGCCATTTTGAGAGTAAAAGAAAAGGAAAAGACCAAAGAGGAAACAAGGCCCCCTGAAGCCGTTGAAGCATCTGTCGATCTTACCCCCTACGTTGAAAAGATACAGGAACTCGAAAACACCATAAGACTGCTGGAGAGGGAAAATCAAGAGCTGAGGGCTGTAATTGAAGAGCAGAGAAAAATTATAGAAAGCTTGGAGAACAAATTGGCAACCTATGACGAGAAAATCAGGGAAAAGATCATCAGAGAGAAAGAGATGGAAATTAGAGAGAAAAGAATAGCCCACCTTGAAAAAGAACTTAGAGAAGCAAAATCAATAATAGAAAAGCTCAGCAAGGATCTGGTTTTGGCAAAGAGAATGCACCTTCTGGAACTTAGGGGTACTGCCGTCCCTCTAAAGGTAATTGAAAACCTGACGTGGAAAGAAATTGAGGAGCTGGAGCGTTCTGCGGGTATTAAAAAAGAAGACGTCCTCTATGTTGTTAATCCTTCGGGGGCTGGAAAGAGCATGGCTGAATACCTCGCAGAGAAGAAGATAAAAGCGCTTATCAGCGTAAGAACACTTCCTAATCCGGTATATGAAACGCTGAGAGAAAAGAAGATACCTGTTTTCTATGAGGGCGAAATCGAAGTGAAGAGGGTTGACGACTTTGCAATAGTTGATAGAAAAGAGCTCGAAAAGGCAATAGAGGAAAAGCTGAAGCGCTGGGAAGAGGAAGAAAAAGAGAGGGAAGTTCAAGAATTCTTAAAGCTTGTTGAGGAATACCGGCTGGAGAGAATCAAGGAGCTTAAGAGAAAGGCAGAAGAGGAACATTAA
- a CDS encoding TIGR00269 family protein: protein MKCTKCGREAVYHARYEGKFYCHKHFNEMVESKVKQTVRKYGLIKRGDRIAVGVSGGKDSVVLLHILHKLSQKFPFEIIAITIDEGIEGYRPESVEIAKKNAEMLGIEHRIYSFKEYMGFTLDETVSVMGSFEKGERVGACSYCGVWRRWLLNYAAQDVNADKLAVGHNLDDEVQMFLMNIMRGDVARLGRTGPYYEVIHEGLVPRIKPLREVPEKEIVLYAIVNNIEVDFSECPYAVEAFRAEIRDWINEMEEKHPGTKYQILRSYDKIFPLLAKSYAHRDLNKCKICGQPTTGEICKACTFKLQVQEKAKEKGLTPFS, encoded by the coding sequence ATGAAATGCACGAAGTGTGGAAGAGAGGCAGTATATCATGCGAGATATGAAGGTAAGTTTTATTGTCATAAACATTTCAATGAAATGGTTGAGAGCAAAGTAAAGCAGACTGTGAGAAAATACGGGCTAATCAAGAGAGGAGATAGAATAGCGGTGGGAGTGAGTGGGGGAAAGGACAGCGTTGTTCTTCTTCACATCCTCCACAAGCTCAGCCAGAAGTTTCCCTTTGAGATAATAGCCATAACCATAGACGAGGGAATAGAAGGATACAGACCGGAGAGCGTTGAAATAGCGAAGAAAAACGCAGAGATGCTTGGAATAGAGCACCGCATCTACTCCTTCAAGGAATACATGGGCTTTACCCTTGACGAGACAGTTAGTGTAATGGGGAGCTTTGAGAAAGGAGAGAGAGTTGGAGCATGTTCCTACTGTGGCGTTTGGAGGAGGTGGCTGCTGAACTATGCCGCTCAAGATGTCAACGCCGATAAGCTTGCCGTTGGCCACAATTTGGACGATGAAGTTCAGATGTTTCTTATGAACATAATGCGTGGAGATGTTGCCAGGTTGGGAAGAACGGGTCCCTATTATGAGGTTATTCACGAGGGACTGGTTCCGAGAATAAAGCCACTCAGAGAAGTTCCGGAAAAGGAGATAGTGCTTTATGCGATTGTGAACAACATTGAGGTGGACTTCAGCGAGTGTCCCTATGCGGTGGAGGCATTTAGGGCAGAAATCAGGGACTGGATAAACGAAATGGAAGAAAAGCACCCGGGAACCAAATACCAAATTTTAAGGAGCTACGATAAAATATTTCCCCTTTTGGCAAAGAGCTATGCTCACAGGGATCTCAATAAATGCAAAATCTGTGGACAGCCGACTACCGGAGAGATATGTAAAGCATGCACCTTTAAGCTCCAGGTGCAGGAAAAGGCAAAGGAAAAAGGCCTTACCCCTTTCTCTTGA
- a CDS encoding ArsR/SmtB family transcription factor: MVQSIEELAKICEALSNPVRIKILKLLCQKEWYVYELAKELEISRQLLYLHLKKLENAGLVESELRLEPDDPRAKKYYRARQFRLVIDNDVIVNLEG; encoded by the coding sequence ATGGTTCAGAGCATCGAGGAACTTGCAAAGATATGCGAGGCACTTTCTAATCCAGTTAGGATTAAGATACTTAAGTTACTTTGCCAAAAAGAGTGGTACGTTTACGAGCTTGCCAAAGAACTTGAAATATCAAGACAGCTCCTTTATCTCCATCTCAAAAAGCTTGAAAATGCCGGCCTCGTCGAGAGTGAACTTAGGCTTGAGCCGGATGATCCGAGGGCCAAGAAATACTACCGTGCAAGGCAGTTCAGACTTGTTATAGACAACGATGTGATTGTAAATCTGGAGGGATGA
- a CDS encoding DUF2202 domain-containing protein: MKKISFLLVVLVLLATVGAGCITSTDESTTEGSSTRGPPEDGGYGEGASVDVSTYPVQELSPDEIEAILYMREEEKLARDVYLVLYNKTGLSIFNNIAKSEQTHMDAVLGLIEKYNLTDPLEGMGIGEFNSTEMQELYERLVAQGSEGEVEALKVGALIEEIDIKDLDEWLKRTDNEDIKAVFGSLRMGSENHLRAFTRLLRENYGVVYTPQVLSEEEYESIVD; this comes from the coding sequence ATGAAAAAGATAAGTTTTCTGCTCGTTGTCTTGGTACTCCTGGCAACAGTTGGAGCAGGATGTATAACGAGTACTGATGAGAGCACCACAGAGGGCTCCAGCACAAGAGGCCCTCCCGAAGATGGAGGTTATGGCGAGGGAGCGAGTGTAGACGTCTCCACGTACCCCGTTCAGGAACTGAGCCCGGACGAGATTGAAGCAATCCTCTACATGAGGGAAGAAGAGAAGCTCGCAAGGGACGTATACCTCGTACTCTACAACAAGACCGGCCTTTCGATATTCAACAACATAGCGAAGAGTGAACAGACTCACATGGATGCGGTGCTTGGCCTTATAGAGAAGTACAACCTGACCGACCCCCTTGAGGGGATGGGAATCGGGGAGTTTAACAGCACAGAGATGCAGGAGCTCTATGAAAGGCTTGTTGCCCAAGGGAGCGAAGGCGAAGTAGAGGCCCTTAAGGTGGGAGCGCTTATAGAAGAAATTGACATCAAAGACCTTGACGAGTGGCTCAAAAGAACAGATAATGAGGACATAAAAGCGGTATTTGGGAGTCTGAGGATGGGGAGTGAAAACCACCTGCGGGCATTCACAAGACTGCTCCGAGAGAACTATGGTGTTGTTTATACGCCGCAGGTATTGAGTGAAGAGGAATACGAAAGTATAGTGGACTGA
- a CDS encoding translation initiation factor IF-2 N-terminal domain-containing protein encodes MKVSALVRGVIDLLLVVTFVAELFTGIGLYLAPSGRIAKTIGWTFLGFDKDTLDLIHTYFGFAMAGLVMVHLVIGFNSMLVMLKSGFRKSKLRTVAAVFVPLLLLVAGYPVFAWYGGEEDTSTVDVEYTSEITGDVYITGTMMKYYIVRQLADEFNVEVTDLIEKLSKNGIEASPDDTLAEIEYNYGLDHEEFKAMLEEIITELRGESE; translated from the coding sequence ATGAAAGTTTCGGCTCTCGTAAGGGGTGTTATAGACCTTCTACTAGTGGTGACTTTCGTAGCAGAGCTCTTCACGGGCATCGGCCTCTACCTCGCACCTAGCGGGAGAATAGCCAAGACCATAGGCTGGACGTTTCTGGGATTTGATAAGGATACTCTCGATTTGATACACACGTACTTCGGCTTTGCGATGGCAGGGCTGGTTATGGTTCACCTTGTCATTGGGTTCAATAGCATGCTGGTAATGCTAAAATCTGGATTTAGGAAGTCCAAACTCAGGACTGTGGCTGCGGTTTTTGTCCCTTTACTCCTCCTCGTCGCAGGTTACCCGGTTTTCGCGTGGTACGGCGGAGAGGAGGACACATCCACCGTCGACGTTGAGTACACTTCCGAGATCACGGGGGACGTTTACATCACCGGCACCATGATGAAGTACTACATCGTCCGGCAGCTCGCCGATGAGTTCAACGTGGAAGTAACGGACCTTATTGAGAAGCTCAGCAAAAACGGAATAGAAGCCTCTCCCGATGATACCCTGGCCGAGATTGAGTACAATTATGGCCTGGACCATGAAGAGTTCAAGGCCATGTTGGAGGAAATTATAACCGAACTACGGGGTGAAAGTGAATGA
- a CDS encoding DUF2202 domain-containing protein has product MRKKIWGIALLMLAALGFTLGSVVAWQGTPGKSPYADQNSVAPMLNGTLATYYAELSQEEIDGLLYMVEEEKLARDVYLTLYEQWSLPVFGNIAESEGTHMNAVLSLIEKYNLTAPDTLDQVGVFQNEELQALYDQLVEMGSASLEEALKVGALIEETDIKDLEDWIVQTDNEDIKTVYTNLMAGSENHLRAFVGQLERLGVDYTAQVLPQEQVDEILSSAPTRGMGGMGRATERADNGHGMRSRTGDCSGNAGSQGRTADGDGLAQAFKHAWGQMKGSGKGTRGVGVSP; this is encoded by the coding sequence ATGAGGAAAAAAATTTGGGGTATCGCCCTATTGATGTTGGCTGCCTTAGGGTTCACCCTGGGAAGTGTAGTAGCATGGCAAGGAACTCCTGGAAAGAGCCCATATGCAGACCAAAACTCTGTAGCACCCATGCTCAACGGCACTTTAGCGACATATTACGCGGAACTCAGCCAGGAAGAGATAGACGGCCTGCTCTACATGGTTGAGGAGGAGAAGCTCGCAAGGGATGTCTATCTGACGCTCTACGAGCAGTGGAGCCTTCCGGTGTTCGGCAACATAGCGGAGAGCGAGGGGACGCACATGAACGCAGTGCTTAGCCTTATAGAGAAGTACAACCTGACCGCTCCGGACACGCTCGACCAGGTCGGAGTCTTCCAGAACGAGGAGCTTCAGGCCCTTTACGACCAGCTTGTTGAGATGGGAAGTGCAAGCCTGGAGGAGGCGCTTAAGGTCGGTGCACTGATAGAAGAGACCGACATAAAAGACCTCGAGGACTGGATAGTCCAGACCGACAACGAGGACATCAAGACCGTGTACACCAACCTCATGGCTGGCTCGGAGAACCACCTCAGGGCCTTTGTCGGCCAGCTAGAAAGGCTTGGTGTGGACTACACTGCCCAGGTGCTCCCCCAGGAGCAGGTTGATGAGATACTAAGCTCAGCCCCGACCCGCGGGATGGGTGGCATGGGAAGAGCCACAGAGAGAGCTGACAACGGACATGGCATGAGGAGCAGGACAGGCGACTGCAGCGGAAACGCAGGATCACAGGGCAGAACCGCTGATGGAGACGGGCTCGCCCAAGCCTTCAAACACGCCTGGGGCCAGATGAAGGGCTCCGGCAAAGGGACTAGGGGAGTCGGAGTGTCTCCATGA